Proteins from a genomic interval of Vicinamibacterales bacterium:
- a CDS encoding c-type cytochrome: MEQRTSSPYPRVDRLVLAVVGVVLVIGTGLFMWSDRAHDWRYYQAEFKQQVAEKFGDDKAAIIPGGVQQVWADELSRADRCITCHQAVSYKGFEQAEHPYRTHPIEPLKLHAVEDFGCTSCHGGQGWAIDTAAAHGEVAHWEEPLLSRSLGESYTLAGNKNALMQMNCNTCHRYDRETKGAEAINLAKRLVNEKGCRACHVVNGFGGTIGPDLTNVGEKAPEQYDMSRLSGQRTAFAWHMAHFKDPRALTEGTVMPNFNFSTEQAQALSMLMLSWRRQEVPALFVSGTPRTDPRSADELKAEEAMKTGPGGWFVQTGCFVCHSISALGVRSPAQIGPDLSNAVEDVQSRFGVTIDTFLANPTGTMSVVLSRQIILTPEQKQVAIQKLREAFAEYQRQRGTPGTVVPK; this comes from the coding sequence ATGGAACAGCGCACATCCTCTCCGTATCCCCGCGTTGACCGCCTGGTGCTGGCCGTCGTCGGCGTGGTCCTCGTGATCGGCACCGGCCTGTTCATGTGGAGCGACCGCGCCCACGACTGGCGGTATTACCAGGCCGAGTTCAAGCAGCAGGTGGCCGAGAAGTTCGGCGACGACAAGGCGGCGATTATCCCGGGCGGCGTCCAGCAGGTCTGGGCCGACGAGCTGTCGCGCGCGGACCGCTGCATCACGTGCCACCAGGCCGTGAGCTACAAGGGCTTCGAGCAGGCGGAGCATCCCTATCGCACGCATCCGATCGAGCCGCTGAAGCTCCACGCCGTTGAAGACTTCGGCTGCACGTCGTGCCACGGCGGCCAGGGCTGGGCCATCGACACGGCGGCGGCCCACGGCGAAGTGGCGCACTGGGAAGAGCCGTTGCTCAGCCGATCGCTCGGCGAGTCCTACACGCTCGCCGGCAACAAGAACGCGCTGATGCAGATGAACTGCAACACCTGCCATCGCTACGACCGCGAGACCAAGGGCGCCGAGGCCATCAACCTGGCCAAGCGCCTGGTCAACGAGAAGGGGTGCCGCGCCTGTCACGTGGTCAACGGCTTCGGCGGCACGATTGGCCCCGACCTCACCAACGTCGGCGAGAAAGCGCCCGAGCAGTACGACATGAGCCGGCTGTCTGGCCAGCGCACGGCGTTCGCCTGGCACATGGCGCACTTCAAGGATCCGCGCGCGCTGACCGAGGGCACGGTGATGCCCAACTTCAACTTCAGCACCGAGCAGGCGCAGGCGCTGTCGATGCTGATGCTGTCGTGGCGGCGGCAGGAGGTGCCGGCGCTGTTTGTCTCGGGCACGCCCCGGACCGACCCGCGCAGCGCCGATGAACTGAAGGCTGAGGAGGCCATGAAGACCGGCCCCGGCGGCTGGTTCGTGCAAACCGGCTGCTTCGTGTGCCACTCGATCTCGGCGCTCGGCGTGAGGAGCCCGGCGCAAATTGGACCGGACCTGTCGAACGCGGTCGAGGACGTGCAGAGCCGGTTCGGCGTGACCATCGACACGTTCCTCGCCAACCCCACCGGCACGATGAGCGTGGTGCTGTCGCGCCAGATCATCCTGACACCCGAGCAGAAGCAAGTGGCGATTCAGAAATTGCGCGAGGCGTTTGCCGAGTACCAACGCCAACGCGGAACGCCCGGCACCGTGGTTCCCAAGTAG
- a CDS encoding cytochrome b N-terminal domain-containing protein, giving the protein MRLPSLNRTKPEAPGVHAEPLWSLRPQSDREAGDAVVSNFMLHWFPAKISKASMAWNYSFWLGTVSAALFFLTILSGLPLLFLYVPSVERAYQSVKDIEFVITFGSWIRAVHRISAHLMVIVVALHLMRVFLTGAYKNGIGRGQQREINWVIGVVMFLVTLFLSFTGYLLPWDQLAFWAVTVGTNIASSIPAIGPAVRELLIGGRNIDQPTLIRFYVLHVVFLPGLLGVLFAYHMWRVRKDGGLARADAQCVLESPRTTDAVPTKTYTLLGVARGTAPTVTTRTLEAADTTVNAVPDLTRRALIATLGTIAIVSIMSVFIASPLEEPANALITPNPAKAPWYFLWLQEIVTDTTIRIGSFTLNGAFVGGVILPGLLVGLMTFWPWLDRSPHLAAGVWLPRDRRRQNIVFLLLVLFILALTFVGMVLRGPYWNFYWPWEAWPDIPGRI; this is encoded by the coding sequence ATGCGTCTGCCTTCCCTGAACCGCACCAAGCCCGAGGCTCCGGGCGTGCACGCCGAGCCGCTCTGGAGTTTGCGCCCGCAGTCGGACCGCGAAGCCGGCGACGCCGTGGTCTCGAACTTCATGCTGCACTGGTTCCCGGCCAAGATCAGCAAGGCCTCGATGGCCTGGAACTACTCGTTCTGGCTCGGCACCGTTTCCGCGGCGCTCTTTTTCCTGACGATTCTCTCGGGCCTGCCGCTGCTCTTTCTCTATGTGCCGTCGGTGGAGCGTGCCTATCAATCGGTCAAGGACATCGAGTTCGTGATCACGTTTGGATCGTGGATTCGTGCCGTGCATCGCATCTCGGCGCACCTGATGGTGATCGTCGTCGCCCTGCACCTGATGCGCGTGTTCCTCACCGGCGCCTACAAGAACGGCATCGGCCGCGGGCAGCAACGCGAGATCAACTGGGTGATCGGCGTGGTGATGTTCCTCGTCACGCTGTTCCTTTCGTTCACCGGCTACCTGTTGCCCTGGGATCAGCTGGCGTTCTGGGCGGTCACGGTCGGCACCAACATCGCGTCGTCGATCCCGGCGATTGGCCCGGCGGTCCGCGAGCTGCTGATCGGCGGCCGCAACATCGACCAGCCCACCCTGATCCGCTTCTACGTGCTGCACGTCGTCTTCCTGCCTGGCCTGCTGGGCGTGCTGTTCGCGTATCACATGTGGCGGGTCCGCAAGGATGGCGGCCTGGCTCGCGCGGATGCCCAGTGCGTGCTGGAATCGCCGCGCACCACCGACGCGGTGCCGACCAAGACCTACACGTTGCTGGGCGTCGCCCGCGGCACGGCGCCGACCGTGACCACGCGGACGCTCGAGGCGGCGGACACCACCGTCAATGCGGTGCCGGACCTGACACGGCGGGCTCTGATCGCGACGCTCGGCACCATCGCGATCGTCAGCATCATGTCGGTGTTCATCGCCTCGCCGCTCGAAGAGCCGGCCAACGCGCTGATTACCCCCAACCCGGCGAAGGCGCCCTGGTACTTCCTGTGGCTGCAGGAAATCGTCACCGACACCACCATCCGGATCGGTTCGTTCACGCTGAACGGCGCCTTCGTCGGCGGCGTGATCCTGCCGGGCCTGCTGGTCGGGTTGATGACGTTCTGGCCGTGGCTCGATCGGTCGCCGCACCTGGCCGCCGGGGTCTGGCTGCCGCGCGACCGCCGCCGGCAGAACATCGTCTTCCTGCTCCTCGTCCTGTTCATCCTGGCGCTGACGTTCGTGGGCATGGTGCTGCGCGGGCCGTACTGGAACTTCTACTGGCCGTGGGAAGCCTGGCCCGACATCCCCGGGAGGATCTGA
- a CDS encoding ubiquinol-cytochrome c reductase iron-sulfur subunit, whose translation MSHDHKPTDRRDFLLTLGAGAGVAAITVQAAASLRSLVPNVSYDSPTTVKLGPPSDFPDGLKFLPDERVLVFREGNTFHAISAVCTHLGCTVRAEALPNPQTTEAGGAALRLTHRFLCPCHGSEYKGDGTNVAGPAPKPLAWFRLLLAPDDGQLVIDLADEVGRDFRLTVG comes from the coding sequence ATGAGCCATGACCACAAGCCAACCGATCGACGCGACTTTCTTCTCACGCTGGGCGCCGGCGCCGGCGTCGCCGCCATCACCGTCCAGGCCGCGGCGTCCCTGCGCTCGCTGGTGCCGAACGTCTCGTACGACTCGCCGACGACCGTGAAGCTGGGTCCGCCCTCGGACTTCCCCGACGGTCTCAAGTTCCTTCCCGACGAGCGCGTGCTCGTGTTCCGCGAGGGCAACACCTTCCACGCCATCTCGGCGGTGTGCACACACCTCGGCTGCACCGTGCGCGCCGAGGCGCTGCCCAACCCGCAGACCACCGAGGCCGGCGGCGCCGCGCTGCGGCTGACCCATCGCTTTCTCTGCCCCTGCCACGGCTCCGAATACAAGGGCGACGGCACCAACGTGGCCGGCCCCGCGCCGAAGCCGCTGGCCTGGTTCCGCCTGCTGCTGGCGCCCGACGATGGGCAACTGGTGATCGACCTCGCGGACGAAGTCGGCCGCGATTTCCGCCTGACGGTGGGGTGA
- a CDS encoding FAD-dependent oxidoreductase yields the protein MGIRTELPDLAHWKAQVKCQAGCPVATDAGRYVQLIADGRPEEAFLVARAPNPFASVCGRVCAAPCEDACRRGAIDAPVSIRALKRHVTEQFGVESIRPDTQARLLTEGIAEGNRYTGHLPLPFYRSSPPPATRGPRRRIAVIGAGPAGMAAAHDLALLNYDVSVFEAAAEPGGMMRFGIPEYRLPRTLLRAEIDRIVSLGVDLRLNTPLSPEFGIAQLRAQGFEAVFLSVGVSRGRDLQAPGVELDGVIKAVDYLLNVNRGYRVDLGRRVVVIGGGFVAFDAARTALRAGRDEEAPADRAETDARVKEALDSARAAIRGGATEVTVVSLEDFSEMPVLRTTQGHEEFEEAKREGVRFITRRGPKEFKGTARLETIALRAVTSVFDANGRFAPQFVEDDVLNIEADACVLAIGQKADLSFLTAADGVTLTPGGTIKIDPATLATSAPGIYAGGDVAFGPRNLIEAVANGKRAARSIHEFLAGQDARIDTHLEVEALVTSRYRMVAGFEHFDREAPPTLDVGRRTGITEVETGYDVDAARVQAARCLICHVQTIYDPEKCVLCNRCVDICPEYCLSFVPLDTLDLPPDQRAEVEARAEVSPERPWAAKANGPLAALIKDDDRCIRCGLCAIRCPTEAMTMERFTITERWNGSAAS from the coding sequence ATGGGCATTCGTACGGAACTGCCGGATCTCGCGCACTGGAAGGCCCAGGTCAAGTGCCAGGCCGGGTGTCCCGTCGCCACCGACGCCGGCCGCTACGTCCAGCTCATCGCCGACGGCCGCCCCGAAGAGGCCTTCCTGGTGGCGCGTGCGCCCAACCCCTTTGCCTCGGTGTGCGGACGCGTCTGCGCCGCACCCTGTGAAGACGCCTGCCGCCGCGGCGCCATCGACGCGCCGGTGTCGATTCGCGCGCTCAAGCGCCACGTCACCGAACAGTTCGGCGTCGAGTCGATCCGGCCCGACACGCAAGCCCGGCTGCTAACCGAGGGCATTGCCGAAGGCAACCGCTACACCGGCCATCTGCCGCTGCCCTTCTATCGTTCATCCCCTCCGCCCGCCACCCGGGGCCCACGCCGCCGTATCGCGGTGATCGGCGCCGGTCCGGCGGGCATGGCCGCCGCGCACGACCTGGCGCTGCTCAACTACGACGTGTCAGTGTTCGAGGCCGCGGCCGAACCCGGCGGCATGATGCGATTCGGCATTCCCGAGTACCGGCTGCCGCGCACGCTGCTGCGCGCCGAAATCGACCGCATCGTCTCGCTCGGCGTGGACCTGCGGCTGAACACGCCGCTCTCGCCGGAATTCGGGATTGCCCAGCTGCGCGCGCAGGGCTTCGAAGCGGTGTTCCTGTCGGTGGGCGTCTCGCGCGGCCGCGACCTGCAGGCGCCCGGGGTTGAGCTCGACGGCGTGATCAAGGCCGTGGACTACCTGCTCAACGTCAATCGCGGTTATCGCGTGGACCTGGGCAGGCGCGTGGTCGTCATCGGCGGCGGCTTCGTCGCCTTCGACGCCGCCCGCACCGCCCTCCGCGCCGGCCGCGACGAAGAGGCGCCGGCCGACCGCGCCGAAACCGACGCACGCGTGAAAGAAGCGCTGGATTCGGCGCGCGCCGCCATCCGCGGCGGCGCCACCGAGGTCACCGTTGTCTCGCTCGAAGACTTCTCGGAGATGCCCGTGCTGCGGACCACGCAGGGCCATGAGGAATTCGAGGAAGCCAAGCGCGAGGGCGTCCGCTTCATCACCCGCCGCGGACCCAAGGAGTTCAAGGGGACAGCGCGCCTCGAGACCATCGCCCTCCGCGCCGTCACCTCGGTGTTCGACGCCAACGGCCGCTTCGCGCCGCAGTTCGTGGAAGACGACGTGCTCAACATCGAGGCCGACGCCTGCGTGCTCGCGATTGGCCAGAAGGCCGACCTGTCGTTCCTCACCGCGGCTGATGGCGTGACGCTGACGCCCGGCGGCACCATCAAGATCGATCCGGCGACGCTGGCCACCTCCGCGCCCGGCATCTATGCCGGCGGCGACGTCGCCTTCGGTCCCCGCAACCTGATCGAGGCGGTCGCCAACGGCAAGCGCGCCGCCCGCTCGATCCACGAATTTCTCGCGGGTCAGGATGCCCGCATCGACACGCACCTCGAGGTCGAGGCGCTGGTGACGTCGCGCTACCGGATGGTGGCGGGCTTCGAGCACTTCGATCGCGAGGCGCCGCCCACGCTCGACGTCGGCCGCCGCACCGGCATCACCGAGGTCGAGACCGGCTACGACGTCGACGCCGCGCGCGTCCAGGCGGCGCGGTGCCTGATCTGCCACGTGCAGACCATCTACGACCCGGAAAAATGCGTGCTCTGCAACCGCTGCGTGGACATCTGCCCCGAGTACTGCCTCTCGTTCGTGCCGCTGGACACCCTCGACCTGCCGCCGGACCAGCGCGCCGAGGTTGAGGCGCGGGCCGAGGTCTCGCCGGAGCGGCCTTGGGCCGCGAAGGCGAACGGCCCGCTGGCGGCGCTGATCAAAGACGACGACCGCTGCATTCGTTGTGGCCTGTGCGCCATCCGGTGCCCCACCGAGGCCATGACCATGGAGCGCTTCACCATCACGGAACGCTGGAACGGGAGTGCGGCGTCATGA